From Camelina sativa cultivar DH55 chromosome 5, Cs, whole genome shotgun sequence:
tatatatattgataaatgataaattggtgctaaaaaaaaagtagatgaaTAATAATTGCTTCAAAATTgccaaaaacataaataaggttggttttcttttttttttgtttggagaaGAATTAACAAATAATGTGGATCATACACCAATCAATCATGTGTGACACATGATGTGTCAtttcacaaaaagaaattaacatgttataaagaaaaaaatagtatgtcATCggaaaaatggagaaaaaaaaatgacgatAAGCTTTTTTTGTTCGGTGGAAAAAAAAACGGTGATAATCTTTGTCCCATTGAAAGTATATATTAAAGTCTATACTCCTTTTTGTAGTTTTGACTAAATTATTAGTCAAGTCCATTTtctctaaaataaaatcaaatttattgaataaagaaagtttatctctttgccccaaaaaaaaaagaaaagtttatctCAATCATTTAGCCATTGACATTTCTGTAtccaaaatcttgaaaattagCTAATGTTGACAAATTGTTgcattttaataaatagaaataataagttaagatacatattttaatgtaaaacaaataataaaccaatcaaattaagacctacttaaattaaaaactatattgtctatatttgtatatataaaaataacttattttataaaattaataagtttaatcataaaatttataaatttagataaaaacataaatatgatCTTAGACTTAATATTTGTAGTTGAGAAAAAACtgaatacaatatataaatatgaatttGAATAATTGGTGGTTGTCAtcataaataaatcatatatatgaaagttgATTTGATTATTATGAACTAAATTGGCAATACAATTAATTGATTCGACTCATTACTATTCTATAACATATATCCCATTTAGATCAAATGCAGTTGGTGTACAAGTTGTTGATTTagtagtagttgttgttgttgcaactGTTGCAGGTAAAATTGTTGCGGCTGAAAAGAAgatgtttgttattgttgtttctgCGGTTGTCGAGAATAAGGAATTAGAATCCTACTATTCCTCAAGCATTTATTGCAGAGTACGAAACATCTGTTGAGACGACTGCTAttaaaaacacataatttaaaaatcaacacAAAACATCCCATAAACAAACgtcataatataaaaatacaaaacaaaaaataaataacacaaacgaaaaCAGCAATCCGCATGTAGTGCGGACACCCACCTAGTATTCACCCTTTAGACATTAAGAAAAGAGCCAATGTCATTTGATATAGATATCTTGGTATGTTGGATGTGTCTTAGTTTTAAAGAGCTCTTTGGCAAGTTCTTTAGATTAATAGAAAATTCTTTCCTAATTCTATTCATTGTGGGTTTCCAATATTTTGGACCATTTGGTGTTAAACTTTATTACAGATTGAAACATTTGCTTATAATCTTAGAAATCTACATCAagatatatttatgattattaataCGTTTAATGTAACTTTCTCttatcacaaacaacaacatctaTGAGAAAATCACACAACATCTAGGAAATGTGGTCGTTTCCAAACAACAAAGATATTATTCTTAGTTGACTtcatttacaacaacaaaattctgacaaaataaaatataatttttaaaaattgtaatatttacGAAGTCACTTGATTTGCCATTTAATCCacaattattattaattcatatatgtaaagaaattaTATGGATTAGATACATTATCAATACCACTTTAttcataaaaatgaaatttcagccataaaatatttgtaaaatttagtaaattataatatttatgtcacatttattatatttaatatttaacttttgttCCGCTCATCCCACAtttattttgcatatttttttttgctcctgCCGCACTTGAGCTGCATTCTCCTTTatcatctgttttttttggagTGCATGATCTAGAATCACCATTTAAAACTTTAGTTATAAATCTAACAATCGACTAATATATCTagttttctaacaaaaaaaagtatgatgTATAACTACACCAcaataacatatttttgtataacaTCTTTAGGATAATATAAAGTAGAGCGATATTAACTTATCtattatttacattataatGTAAATTGACTTGCCACTATTTTAGTTATGAAACACATAAAACCCATCAAAAATACcaatattcaaccaaaaaatttagttaattagatttattaaaaaataaaaactgatgagagataatttagaaaagaaaactcacGTTACAATCAGAATAAATTTGGTACCATCCCAATATAACTCGATGAGATTGCCTGATTTGAGACCTTTTTCATTTACGATATTCTTCCATCCATTCATAAGACAATAAAATCTTTTGTATTTATGAAGGAAACCCCTATACGATTTGACATTATTATCAAGGACTTCCATTTCAATACCATTTCGAGGTATTgtagttttcattttctttatagGTTTTTGACACTTTGTTTGGGTTTATTCAAACGACCCATTACAGAAACATCAgtatttgttagtttttttgttattgttatcaACATATTTGGATTTATTTAACCAATCTTCTCGTCTCCctgaaaatataactaaaaaaaatttaaggaaataaattattGAGGAGTTTGAAGACTAAAGCTATATACATATCTTAGCCAAAATGAtgcttttaaacttttttaataataattttcctCAAAATAAATCTCTAAACTTAGTAAACTATATGGATATGCATATggtatttttctaaatttactaatttGTATATGAAACCAATCATATATCTCCCTTTTTATTATGCTAAATTGTATTTACAAACACTTCTTTTAgtcattacatttttttaataaaagtatatcttgtaaaatattattaaaaattaactacatTAATATGATTAAATTCTCTTTCTCAAAACCTCAAATCTGCTTATTTGCAAGCTTATACATGTAATTTTTTCATACAATAGCTTCGACAATCTTTaatctttattaattttaaactttaaaatccctaataataattagaaaatctagTTATTAATTGACATCAAGATTTATGATaatcatttttcattaaaagtgaaaaaatcaCACTATAAAATTCATCATACATTAAGTATATTAATTAACAACAAATGCAACATTATCAATATCATAATCCTAAATTGACTATATTAAGAGTTTAATTTATTGGTCAAATCACcataaatggaaagaaaaattaatcaaatgaccattaattttttgattatgaaaataattttacatttttttttctttttcaataattcATGAAAGTCTAGAAGTATGtggaaaaatataaactatCCCGACAGTCTAATACATTGTCTTATATAGATGAgtttgactttaaaaaaaaaaatcaaacatgtaTCCAATTATACacaacaataaacataattaatttttcttgttgTCCCATAAAAATGTAACTTTGACATAcacaccaaaataaaaagtaattcaTCTGAAGTTATGATTTTCTTGGTCACAAAATCTTGATCCGGTTGAGTCATTTGCTCCAATTCCAAAATTCTAACCCAAGTATACACTCCCATCATGGTTGAAGTCAATCTAAATTCTCAGAAACCATAACGAACAATCCGATTTCAGTTCCCAATCTAATTCTCAATCCTTCAGAAAAACCACCTCCGTCTCAACAACATTCACAAAATGTAACACCTGTCCCGCCTTATTGGCCAAGACAACGTGTTATTCAAATGGTCCTGCCAAAATACttctttcttaaaaataaaactcttcaaTCATAAAACTTGTTCCACGTCTCATCAAACTTTTAATATGAGGAAAAAGATAAAAGGGTGAACACAATGATGACTTTCTAATCACATTCAACAATATGTGCATATCATAGAATCAGACTCCACATTCTTCACATACATCAACAAGCATAACGGTCTCAAATAATACTCTACCTAgcatatataatcataatattcctTCAACCATGTTTAAACACCATATACTCATCGATACACACATTCATCAACTACGCTAAaccgaaaaataaaaattgagagaCCCATTTTGGCAGCAACCTGTTAAGTCTAAAACTCTAAAGTGTAAATGACATGTTTACcacccaaaccaaaccaaattagaGTCTCAGAATAAGGATTGCGTAGGAAGTGATTGATAGTGATAATGATCCAAAATATGATCTTTTTATGCTGATCCTAATGATGTGGTTGTTGTGAttccattaaataaaaaaatgaatgattcttatagattaaataaaaattgggTGATGATAAGTCACACAcagacaaacaacaaataacaattctgagtcaaaacaaaaaagaagtaaaacttTCTACGAAGGAGGGAAGAAACGGTTGAGGTTGAAAGGGAGAGTGTAGAACTCCTCATTCCTGCTATCTCCTTTAAAAGTCCTGAACTTAGCCCACCAAGGCAACCCTCTGTCTCTCGCTGTATCTTTATAATCCAGAGTGTTGTCCAAGAACACTGCCACCATCAACGCGACCATAGGTGAAGACGAGAAGATTGTGTTCAAGAAATCATTGAACCAACCAGCATTGGTGTGAGCTGGACCATGTAATGCTTTCATGGTGAAATCTCTGAAGTATTCAGGGATCGATAGTCCTAGGAAGAGAGACACACCGACGATGAAGAGATTCCTCAGGGAGTTCATGTTTGTGAACTGGAGAAAAGAGAGACCAACGGAAGCAACAAGACCAAACAAGACACAGTACACGGCTGCAAATATTGTGAAAGGTATTGAAGCGAACAATGCCCCGAATTTGCCTAGCATtgagaaaaatatcataaaccCTGCTGAGATTTGGATCACTCTGCGGCTTCCAACTCGGGTGCTTCCTAGTAATCCAATGTTCTCTCTGCAGAATTTGTAAGGAATCAAGAAAGCCATGAGATTAACACATTCACACTAATTGGTTCAAAATGGTTTGAAAACATTCACAGTTTTACTTACACAGAGACACTTGACCCGCTTAGCGTTCCAAATAAACCGTTTAAGAGGATTCCAATGCCTTGCCAGCCAATTCCACGGCTAAGAACATGAGGTGGAGGAGGTGTGGCACTTGCAAGTCGTGCAGCAGCTTTGAAAGCTCCAGTTGACTAATCACAATTCAAAAAGATTCCTCTTTTAGGATATTCACATTCAGAAGAGTACTAATCTTGGTTCACAGGTACATTACCTCTATGAGTGAGACAAAAACAGCGGCCATCATAGCAAAAGCATGACCAGCATCAAAGCTAGGTGCTCCCCATTGAAGTGGATAAGGAATCTTGATCCTAAAACAAACCAAGAGAAGCATAAATTATATGAAACACTATCAACTATTGAATGTCTTTTTTTGTCATTCATACACATCCTAGAGAATGTTAACTAACCAAGGAGCAGAGGAAATGAGGTTAGACATATCGGTTCTGCAGTTTACTTGTGTCTGATGTGGTCGGTGTTTGTAAGCCCCACTCGCTGTCAAGAGATGCGCGTAAGCCCACACCACGACAAGCGCTATAAGAAGAGCAAACCTCTCCACTACAGGGAATTGCCTGAACTGAAAGTTCTTTAGATACTGCACAACAACATAAAGATTATAATATCAGTTAAGTGAAACCTATTTGGGAATGTAATGGAATTAGATCCCATAAGAAAAATAACCTGAGAGAAGATAACAAAGAGGATAAGCATAGGGACTCCTATCTCAACACAATTACCAACCTGCAAACACAAACACTATAAGATAAGAATCGAAAGCGaagaaattttgaatctttaaaGAGAGTAGTCTCAGTAATGTACCACTGGGAATCCAATGTTGAAGAGTCCAAAACCTGTTAATGCAATCACAGGAACCATACCAACAGGACTAAAGAATCTGCAATAATGTAAGATGGAAAAAATCATTAAAGTCTATACCTTTATGTGATAACAAGCACTGCAATATGTATGTAGTAAATATAATATACCTTGAACAGATAGCCCACATCTGGCTGAAACCAAGGATGATTTGAACACTGGATGCAACTATGATTGCGCCTTGTACCGCTCTCATTGTACTTAGAAATCTCTACTTAAAATTAAAGATTCAAATCAGTATGGACTCAGGATCTTCAGAGTACTAttcaaagagaagaacaaacatACCAACTGTGGATCTTCAATACGGGTCAAAGAAGAGTCTTTGATGATTGAAATGATGGGAACCATGAATGCATAAGAGCCACCAATCACAGTTGGAAGACGAGTTCCAAATAAAGTTTGAAGAAGAGTGTTAACACCTTGAAGGAACAGTAGTGTCTGAACAACTCTGACTTTATCACCCTAATCAATGGAAGGAACATCAAAATCTCAGTCAGATAAGTAAAAACTCACACATAAAGATTCAGAGAAGGTAAGAAACAATAATGGCTCACATCATCTCCACCCATCATAGGAACAAGAACTGAAGGAATCATAACCGCAGTTCCTAAAGCCAAAATGTAATGCTCGAAACCTAAAGCTATGGCTTctcctgcaacaacaacaagatcatcatcatcaggaaAGTGAAAAGCCAATCAATGGATTACATAGAAATGGTTTCAAGATTCGTACCCCATGGAGGGTTTGAGTCAATACAGTACTCTAAACCTTGAAGCTGATCCATTGGTGGGTGGCTTATCTCCTCTGGCTTTACTGGATCCATGATTTTTAGATTGTTCaaaagtcctttttttttttctttctgggtcGACAACACTCAAAActacaatcttcttcttatgaGCTCATGAATCAGCtaaagaatcaagaaaactaAAAGGATCTGATTGAATCAAGAGGAATGACTGAGAAAACAAGAACTGAGttgtttttaaatcaaaaaaagaaaagttgtgtgaaagagaaagaaaaaaaaagagacaaggCAAAGTGAAAAAAGCTACTCTTTTTCGAAGTTGCAGCTGAGTTAGAAGAGAGCTTTTTGGTAGTGGTGGAGATGGTGACTTGttacatttatatatgaaatagGGATAGTGAAAGGTTGAGAGAAAAAGGACCGTTAGAATTATAAGTTAGGTACCGGAAATGCCCCTTAAGGAACTGCCAAAAACAGAATACTACCGTTACACTGTTTTGCTGGTAAGAATAATGCTTTTTCCAACTTTACACATCAGAAGTCACAGACTCTTTTAATGCATTAGTTACGTTTCTGCAGTGCATGTCGTTCTCTTCCTTCAAGCTTCTTGAATTTAGTTTCGTCTTTAATTAAAGGGCACAAAAACAAATGAGGAAGGAATCATACTAGTAGCCACCAAGTGTTCTGTTTGATAtcacaaaatatgtttttattattagattttttcatatatacaaatcaaaaagtgtaaaaattaaacCCTTACTTAAAAAGTTTAGAGTATTTGCACTATATATGGTAATAGAGATGATAACACTAACATAATAACAATgactttaatttctttattcaAGTTTGTGTGTTTAAGCTTACAATCTATACTTTACGGTAAGCTTCACAATAATGAATTCAGGTTCATGTGTTAAACCACTTGGTATATTTGTTTCCCTCCGACCAATCTACCTAGTACATGTGTATGACTCATTCTCAAATTACAAAAGTCaccgaaaaaaaagaaagttaggATGATACACTTGATGGATGTGGATTAAAGAAGACTTGACCatgatgaaaaaaacaaaccgGAAGCTAAAAAGGTTAAAGAAAACGTTATGATTGTACATGAAAATGACGTGTTttctaaataagaaaaaaaatgaaccaaTCACTTAACATTTCTTTTGCTTTACTTTCTTTATATTTCACtttgaactttttgtttttcataaaaaaaaatatcttggGTTTTGAAGAATAATGacattaggaaaaacaaataaattggaGCCATGAGTCAGCAGGAGATGGGTCCAAAACAGTGCAGAAGTAAAAAAGAGTATCTAACCGGGACACCCCACGTGCGACCCAAAGAAGGTCCCCAAAATGGGTCATTTGGATTTAAGACATAAACAATACAACATTCACAATGTTTTTTAGTTAACACGACATACGGTCTCTCTGGTCTCTTTCACCTGTTGACTGCTACAAGATCCAAAACGGTGACATTGCATGACTGTGATAGACTGAGTAAAAGGGATTTGATTTGCTCTTGCTCTAGATATTTTGTTTCCTCTGCTTCTAGTTCTCGCCTTGGTTGTTGCCTCTGTTGTTCAAATGTAACACAAGCTTGTGTAAAAGGCTTATAAGTTGTATTGTTTATATTGGAAATGGGCCGGGAAGGAATAGTAAAAGCGTTATAAGTTCACAAGCTGGCTATGCTACAAAATTTGTcatactaggtgcttccccacgcaacgcgtgggttgtagtatagttggcactttcttgttttttttttgtctttttcgttttctcttttgtattatttcgttttaattagacATATACGGGttttgccgtcacttttatttatacactatatgtttataccatttcgttcagatgtgtataattgtggcgtttactttttatgaattatgaagatgttgtttcttgcttttgaggatccaatcttatcattgactgatattgtttccaatacatttattgtattatagattttctaattaactgcttatgtaaaccctttatacgttgatgttgcaataataagttatttttttaaaatatcttccgtgtaagtgattatgtttgtatgcccatgttttggtctaatatcaataagatcgtttctgtttttctttagttggctttgaaaccaatattgagttaagcaaataatgggtcgaattatggtgttaataagtaatataaattcttatgtatatatattgtatatatgtgactataaatttagctaactaaaaaattatgtaatatttaaatacaatcttgaacatatatatatatatatatttatatttatttgtgggagtaatgtatgaaattattggatagaagttatttttgagttaaatgacctttaatgtctttaaagtgagttaaatattaataaatttttatatgtgtcttgacttttttaaaaaggaataccaagtgtttccttccaaatttgaagtgatatagtattttagttttcttatatgattttatgaacttcaatgtaaaagtttttcaaagtaataagtacactcactgattgaattataaaatttggagaaatgtttatttcgtttaatcatctgctcttttaaataaattaaataagtatgttgttattcctacaaataggacaacatatattatagtttaaccatggagttaagcaatggaaatggaacttgtgattgcaagacaaaatgcttatatgttacacattgatcgtttaaaaatgaataggaacatctaattctc
This genomic window contains:
- the LOC104786145 gene encoding nucleobase-ascorbate transporter 2 is translated as MDPVKPEEISHPPMDQLQGLEYCIDSNPPWGEAIALGFEHYILALGTAVMIPSVLVPMMGGDDGDKVRVVQTLLFLQGVNTLLQTLFGTRLPTVIGGSYAFMVPIISIIKDSSLTRIEDPQLRFLSTMRAVQGAIIVASSVQIILGFSQMWAICSRFFSPVGMVPVIALTGFGLFNIGFPVVGNCVEIGVPMLILFVIFSQYLKNFQFRQFPVVERFALLIALVVVWAYAHLLTASGAYKHRPHQTQVNCRTDMSNLISSAPWIKIPYPLQWGAPSFDAGHAFAMMAAVFVSLIESTGAFKAAARLASATPPPPHVLSRGIGWQGIGILLNGLFGTLSGSSVSVENIGLLGSTRVGSRRVIQISAGFMIFFSMLGKFGALFASIPFTIFAAVYCVLFGLVASVGLSFLQFTNMNSLRNLFIVGVSLFLGLSIPEYFRDFTMKALHGPAHTNAGWFNDFLNTIFSSSPMVALMVAVFLDNTLDYKDTARDRGLPWWAKFRTFKGDSRNEEFYTLPFNLNRFFPPS